The Flavobacterium psychrophilum genome includes a region encoding these proteins:
- a CDS encoding trehalose-6-phosphate synthase: protein MNKTIIVSNRLPVNLQIDHGILRAQPSVGGLATGMKSVHSEGNGIWIGWSGLTEEQLDDDLSRQVDAALEKEKCATVSLNENDVENFYYGFSNRTLWPMFHYFMEYTEFELEQWNSYKEVNQKFADAVLEHANDGDTIWVHDYQLMLVPKMIRDKNPSLTIGFFLHIPYPSYEIFRTFPWREELLDGVLGANLIGFHTYDYVRHFLSSVKRITGLETKFNDVLYDGRTVKVDSFPMGIDYNHFHDAALEHKTRPEEKKSDLMRKLEEHNQHFGDNKLILSIDRMDYTKGIPNRIRAFEYFLNKYPEYKEKVRLVMLAVPSRSNVPQYQKLKRETDELVGRINGQFATVNWTPIWYFYRSMPFEDLIDLYASSQVALITPIRDGMNLVAKEYVASRADHDGVLVLSEMAGAAKEMHEALLINPNNFEQIADTLKQALEMQPEEQFTRMRELKKRISRYNVEKWAEEFMKALDASKQLPDASVTRELNTELLTAMTQNCKEGQKRLFLLDYDGTLVGFRNTPEEAMPDESLFTLLDALAEDENNEVTIISGRDHDTLGKWFGHKNYTLITDHGVWLRRKGQEWEAIERVKSDWKENIRPIMETFVDRTPGSFIEEKNYSLAWHYRKADSELANIRAKELEFVLNSLIANNALAVLEGNKVLEIKNSNVNKGRAAGRLLAGGDYDFIFAIGDDWTDEYMFEELPETAHTVKIGSQKTHARYFIKDNKQVRNILESFTDKKKMTNDQFA from the coding sequence ATGAATAAAACAATTATAGTTTCTAACCGTCTGCCCGTAAATCTTCAAATTGACCATGGCATTTTGCGTGCCCAACCAAGTGTAGGAGGACTGGCAACGGGTATGAAGTCTGTACATTCTGAAGGGAACGGCATCTGGATAGGGTGGTCTGGCCTTACAGAAGAACAACTTGATGATGACCTCAGCCGACAGGTAGATGCTGCGCTCGAAAAAGAGAAATGTGCAACCGTAAGTTTAAATGAAAATGATGTAGAAAATTTTTACTATGGATTTAGCAACAGGACACTCTGGCCTATGTTTCATTACTTTATGGAATATACCGAGTTTGAACTGGAACAATGGAACTCATACAAAGAGGTAAACCAAAAATTTGCCGACGCTGTACTGGAACATGCCAACGATGGCGATACTATCTGGGTGCACGATTACCAGTTGATGCTTGTTCCTAAAATGATACGCGATAAAAATCCGTCGCTTACTATTGGCTTCTTCCTGCACATACCATATCCTTCGTATGAGATCTTCAGGACGTTTCCGTGGCGTGAAGAACTCCTTGACGGCGTTTTAGGAGCCAATCTGATAGGTTTTCATACCTACGACTATGTCCGTCATTTTTTAAGCTCTGTAAAGCGAATTACAGGCCTTGAAACAAAGTTTAACGATGTGCTGTATGATGGACGTACTGTAAAGGTAGATTCTTTCCCTATGGGAATAGATTACAACCATTTTCACGATGCTGCCCTGGAACACAAAACAAGGCCGGAAGAAAAGAAATCTGACCTGATGCGAAAACTGGAAGAACATAACCAGCATTTTGGCGATAACAAGCTGATACTTTCCATAGACAGGATGGATTATACAAAAGGTATACCGAACAGGATTCGCGCTTTTGAATACTTCCTGAATAAATATCCCGAATACAAAGAGAAGGTAAGGTTGGTCATGCTTGCCGTACCGTCACGATCTAATGTTCCCCAATACCAAAAATTAAAAAGGGAAACCGACGAGCTTGTAGGACGTATAAACGGACAGTTTGCCACCGTGAACTGGACACCAATCTGGTACTTTTACAGGTCGATGCCTTTTGAGGATCTGATCGATTTGTATGCATCGTCGCAGGTAGCGCTTATCACCCCGATCAGGGATGGTATGAACTTGGTTGCTAAGGAGTATGTAGCATCAAGAGCAGATCATGACGGAGTTCTGGTGCTCAGTGAGATGGCGGGCGCAGCTAAAGAGATGCATGAAGCACTTTTAATCAACCCGAATAACTTCGAACAGATTGCCGATACTTTAAAACAGGCGCTTGAAATGCAACCCGAGGAGCAGTTCACCCGTATGAGGGAACTGAAGAAAAGGATATCACGTTACAACGTTGAAAAGTGGGCAGAGGAATTCATGAAAGCGCTTGACGCTTCAAAACAACTGCCCGACGCATCGGTTACACGCGAGCTGAATACAGAACTGCTTACAGCGATGACCCAAAACTGTAAAGAAGGGCAAAAAAGGCTTTTCCTTTTGGATTATGACGGAACCCTTGTTGGTTTCAGGAATACACCGGAAGAAGCAATGCCTGATGAATCGTTATTTACATTACTGGATGCGCTTGCAGAAGATGAGAATAATGAAGTTACCATAATAAGCGGACGTGACCATGATACCCTTGGTAAATGGTTTGGGCATAAAAATTACACACTTATTACCGATCATGGTGTGTGGCTTCGACGTAAAGGACAGGAATGGGAGGCTATAGAGCGCGTTAAAAGCGACTGGAAGGAAAATATACGCCCCATTATGGAAACGTTTGTAGACAGGACGCCAGGCTCGTTTATAGAAGAGAAAAACTATTCTCTCGCATGGCATTATCGCAAAGCGGATAGCGAACTGGCAAATATCCGTGCCAAAGAGCTGGAATTTGTACTGAACAGCCTTATTGCTAATAATGCGCTTGCAGTACTTGAAGGAAATAAAGTGCTGGAAATTAAGAACAGTAATGTAAATAAAGGCCGCGCAGCAGGCAGGTTACTCGCAGGTGGTGACTACGATTTTATATTCGCTATCGGTGATGACTGGACCGACGAATATATGTTTGAAGAATTGCCTGAGACTGCTCACACCGTAAAGATCGGATCGCAAAAAACACATGCACGTTATTTTATTAAAGACAACAAGCAGGTGAGGAACATACTTGAAAGCTTTACCGATAAAAAGAAAATGACCAACGATCAGTTTGCGTAA
- a CDS encoding glycoside hydrolase: MKNLNYGIIGNCRSAALVSDKGSMDWCCLPKFDSSSIFAKLLDEEIGGSFEIITDESYSIRQHYLENTAILVTIFSNGTDAFEVNDFMPRYYKEDGSYNTPPEIIRYIRRLSGKPVFSVKYDPKLEYAAGKTITHVKDDYIVSLTNSTKFNSLFLHTNFDKQAVANSTPMELNGDGFFLLAYNEKIFNQTVEKIYLEFERTKTYWLNWSDKTTSYKRFNSQISRSAITLKLLTYDKTGAVLAAATTSLPETIGEVRNWDYRFCWIRDASMVVKVISEIGHKKQASDYLQFIVDIMPDKDEKLQIMYGINKEKNLKEETLEHLSGYMDSKPVRIGNAAFTQRQNDIYGILMDVIYLQLVNFSNDVQNAEELWNITKGIVWVVGSHWQEPDKGIWEFRTEERHFTFSKVLCWTAIDRAIKVAKILGRKSKLAKWELLEESIRRDIMENAWNEKVQAFTQSYGSEDLDASVLLMENYGFIDARDRKYIATVHAIERELSNDGLLYRYKNKDDFGLPSSSFTICTFWFINSLYKIGETKKAEKLFEQLLSYSNHLGLFSEDIDFKTKRLLGNFPQAYSHLALIETAINISNVTHEEEVMDAMR; encoded by the coding sequence ATGAAAAATTTAAATTATGGCATTATTGGAAATTGTCGCAGCGCGGCCCTTGTTTCTGACAAAGGATCAATGGATTGGTGCTGCCTTCCCAAGTTCGATTCGTCTTCTATTTTTGCAAAACTGCTTGATGAGGAAATTGGCGGAAGCTTTGAGATAATTACCGATGAGAGCTATAGTATACGCCAGCACTATCTTGAAAATACCGCTATCTTGGTTACTATATTCAGTAACGGTACCGATGCTTTCGAGGTAAACGATTTTATGCCGAGATACTATAAAGAAGATGGCTCTTACAATACGCCGCCGGAAATTATACGCTACATAAGGAGATTATCAGGTAAACCTGTGTTTAGCGTTAAATATGACCCGAAACTGGAATATGCAGCAGGAAAAACAATTACGCATGTTAAAGACGACTATATAGTAAGTCTTACTAACAGCACAAAATTCAATTCACTGTTCCTGCATACTAATTTTGACAAACAGGCCGTTGCCAATAGTACGCCGATGGAACTTAATGGGGACGGATTTTTCCTTCTTGCCTACAACGAAAAGATATTTAACCAGACCGTTGAAAAGATTTATCTTGAGTTTGAACGTACTAAGACGTATTGGTTAAACTGGTCTGACAAAACTACCTCATACAAGCGATTCAATAGCCAGATCTCAAGAAGTGCCATAACCCTAAAGCTGCTTACGTACGATAAAACCGGGGCAGTACTGGCGGCGGCAACAACATCGCTACCCGAAACCATTGGGGAAGTACGAAACTGGGATTACCGTTTCTGCTGGATACGCGACGCCTCTATGGTAGTTAAGGTAATTTCTGAAATCGGACATAAAAAACAGGCCAGTGATTACCTGCAATTCATTGTCGACATTATGCCGGATAAGGATGAGAAGCTCCAGATCATGTACGGTATCAATAAAGAGAAAAACCTGAAGGAAGAAACATTGGAACACCTTAGCGGTTATATGGACTCGAAACCTGTACGAATAGGTAATGCAGCTTTTACACAGCGCCAAAATGATATTTACGGCATCTTAATGGACGTTATTTACCTGCAGTTGGTCAACTTTAGTAATGATGTTCAGAATGCAGAAGAATTATGGAATATAACTAAAGGAATTGTTTGGGTAGTGGGCAGCCACTGGCAGGAACCTGATAAAGGAATATGGGAGTTCCGTACAGAGGAAAGGCATTTCACCTTCTCTAAAGTTTTGTGCTGGACGGCCATAGACCGTGCTATTAAAGTAGCTAAGATATTAGGAAGAAAATCCAAACTTGCCAAATGGGAACTGCTTGAAGAATCTATCCGCAGAGATATTATGGAAAATGCATGGAATGAAAAAGTACAGGCATTTACACAATCGTATGGATCGGAAGACCTTGATGCATCGGTACTGTTAATGGAAAACTACGGTTTTATAGACGCACGCGATCGTAAATATATAGCTACCGTCCATGCCATTGAAAGAGAACTGAGCAATGACGGCTTACTGTACCGCTACAAGAATAAAGATGACTTCGGGTTGCCATCATCATCGTTTACCATTTGTACGTTCTGGTTCATTAACAGCTTATACAAAATTGGTGAAACCAAAAAAGCCGAGAAGCTTTTCGAACAGTTATTATCTTATAGTAACCATTTAGGTTTATTTAGTGAAGATATTGATTTTAAGACAAAAAGGCTGTTAGGTAATTTCCCTCAGGCTTACTCCCACTTAGCATTAATTGAAACTGCTATCAACATAAGCAACGTTACACACGAGGAAGAAGTAATGGATGCTATGCGATAG
- a CDS encoding arylesterase: MPFITTTSVSLSGSAEEVNIFYQDIGRGKPVVLIHGWPLNYQMWEYQLNELPKHNIRVIAYDRRGFGLSSRPWEGYDYDTLASDLALLLEKLDLRDVTLVGFSMGGGEVARYLSKYNGEGRVTKAALISAVTPFLRKTEDNPTGLPQEMFTTMKEQIEEDRPKFLAGFSKMFYGVHLFSNPVSDEILQRDMTLALESAGYSTIKAMQAWSTTDFRDDLRNIRVPLLVLHGKADETVPIDASAEETIKIIPHAQYVVYDDAPHGLYYTHKNKFNEDIVNFINS, from the coding sequence ATGCCTTTTATCACAACAACCTCTGTAAGCTTATCAGGAAGTGCCGAAGAAGTAAATATTTTTTACCAGGACATTGGCAGGGGCAAGCCCGTAGTATTAATACACGGCTGGCCGCTTAACTACCAAATGTGGGAATACCAGCTAAACGAACTACCTAAACATAATATCCGTGTTATTGCCTATGACAGGAGAGGATTCGGCTTGTCTTCACGCCCTTGGGAAGGGTATGATTATGATACTCTGGCATCAGACCTTGCCCTTCTTTTAGAAAAACTTGACCTTAGGGATGTTACACTTGTTGGCTTTTCTATGGGTGGGGGAGAAGTAGCACGATACCTTTCTAAATACAATGGCGAAGGCAGGGTAACTAAAGCCGCGCTTATTAGTGCAGTAACGCCATTCCTTCGTAAAACAGAAGATAACCCGACAGGACTTCCTCAGGAAATGTTTACCACTATGAAAGAACAGATTGAAGAAGACAGGCCTAAATTCCTGGCAGGTTTCTCTAAAATGTTCTATGGTGTGCATTTGTTCAGTAATCCTGTAAGCGATGAAATATTGCAAAGGGATATGACGCTGGCATTAGAGTCGGCAGGATATTCAACGATTAAAGCAATGCAGGCCTGGTCTACAACCGACTTCAGGGACGATTTACGTAACATTCGTGTGCCTTTACTGGTATTGCACGGTAAAGCCGATGAAACGGTGCCTATTGATGCATCTGCCGAAGAAACGATTAAAATTATACCGCATGCTCAATATGTGGTGTATGATGACGCGCCGCATGGTCTATACTACACACATAAAAACAAGTTCAACGAAGACATTGTGAATTTTATAAATTCATAA
- a CDS encoding DNA mismatch repair protein — MEFYQKQKAAHLHELKKLNRRYNIISTCRLLMAIAIIVLVYFAFKAEDPTILLCCIAFCFVEFILLMNRHGLVQNKRLRAEAMVKINHDEMDYLSGNAIPFENGSEFIDYTHPYSHDLDIFGNRSLYHNINRTQTFKGQQKLAGLLTDVLSQEDIIANQEAVKELAEKPEFRQEIMALGKARKDSQKVYDTLLDWANTSSGQVSAVKGIIALVTPVLLLGCVATYFITGDSLFTTIAGWVFGFNLIFIGSHLKLIKAEMKDTADIHDIIHHYGLIIEQIENQEFVAPKLKAIQAKLVTEGKTASKEIKRLAKFFSKLDSLDNLFGAAVMNGIMLYHFFALKGLLHWKKRHSQTIALWLDVIAETEALSGFANLYYNNPDFTFPILNTENRIEFTNLSHPLLRKEGRIGNDINFNSDFMILTGSNMSGKSTFLRSLGINMVLAGAGAPVCADRAEVHPLPVLVSMRLSDSLSDSESYFFAEVKRLRYIMDELQEKRAFVLLDEILRGTNSDDKRTGTIKVIKRMIGLNATGAIATHDIEVCELVTEYPSKLVNRCFEAQIIDNELYFDYRLRDGICRNKSATFLMEKMGVV, encoded by the coding sequence ATGGAATTTTATCAAAAACAAAAAGCTGCCCATTTACACGAACTTAAAAAGCTTAACAGGCGATACAATATTATAAGCACATGCAGGCTGCTTATGGCTATTGCTATAATTGTATTGGTTTATTTTGCTTTTAAGGCAGAAGACCCAACAATACTCCTTTGTTGTATCGCTTTTTGCTTTGTAGAATTCATACTATTGATGAACCGCCACGGATTGGTTCAGAACAAAAGATTGCGTGCTGAAGCCATGGTTAAGATAAACCATGACGAGATGGATTACCTTTCAGGTAACGCTATTCCGTTTGAAAACGGTAGCGAGTTTATAGATTATACACATCCGTACTCGCACGATCTTGATATTTTTGGAAACAGATCACTTTATCACAATATAAACCGTACCCAGACTTTTAAAGGTCAGCAAAAACTTGCCGGCTTACTTACAGACGTTTTATCTCAGGAAGATATAATTGCCAATCAGGAGGCTGTTAAAGAACTGGCTGAAAAGCCTGAGTTCAGGCAGGAAATAATGGCATTAGGTAAGGCACGAAAGGATAGTCAGAAAGTATACGATACCCTTTTAGATTGGGCAAATACTAGCTCGGGACAAGTATCAGCGGTTAAAGGAATTATCGCACTAGTCACTCCTGTGTTGTTGTTAGGATGTGTAGCAACTTACTTTATAACTGGTGACAGTCTATTTACTACTATTGCCGGGTGGGTTTTTGGTTTTAACCTTATCTTTATTGGCTCTCACTTAAAATTGATCAAAGCTGAGATGAAAGATACCGCCGATATACACGATATTATTCATCATTACGGACTTATAATTGAACAAATAGAAAACCAGGAATTTGTTGCGCCAAAACTAAAAGCAATACAGGCTAAACTGGTTACAGAAGGTAAAACGGCATCGAAGGAAATAAAAAGGCTCGCAAAGTTCTTCTCTAAGCTCGATAGCCTGGATAACCTGTTTGGTGCTGCCGTTATGAATGGCATTATGCTGTATCATTTTTTTGCATTAAAAGGCTTACTGCATTGGAAAAAACGACATTCACAAACCATAGCGCTTTGGCTTGATGTTATTGCTGAAACAGAGGCTTTATCTGGTTTCGCTAACTTGTACTATAATAATCCTGATTTTACTTTCCCAATCCTTAATACAGAGAATAGAATAGAATTTACCAATCTTTCGCATCCGCTGCTTCGAAAAGAAGGCAGGATAGGGAACGATATAAATTTCAATTCGGACTTTATGATACTTACGGGTTCTAATATGTCCGGTAAAAGTACATTTTTACGTAGCCTGGGCATTAATATGGTACTTGCAGGCGCAGGCGCACCAGTATGTGCCGACAGGGCAGAGGTACATCCATTACCGGTATTGGTGTCTATGAGATTGTCTGACTCGCTCTCCGATAGTGAATCGTATTTCTTTGCAGAGGTAAAACGCCTTAGGTATATTATGGATGAATTGCAGGAAAAGCGTGCATTCGTATTGTTGGATGAGATACTAAGAGGAACAAACTCTGATGATAAGCGTACGGGAACCATAAAAGTTATAAAGCGTATGATAGGGCTTAATGCTACCGGTGCCATAGCAACCCACGATATCGAGGTATGCGAACTTGTTACTGAATATCCTTCTAAACTGGTTAACCGTTGTTTCGAGGCACAGATTATAGATAACGAACTTTATTTTGATTACCGCCTGCGTGATGGCATCTGCCGAAATAAAAGCGCAACCTTTCTCATGGAAAAAATGGGCGTTGTATAA
- a CDS encoding tRNA modification GTPase MnmE, producing the protein MIPQDTIVALATPSGSGAIAIIRLSGDDAITIASQVFTSISGKDINRQKTHTIHLGHITDDNKTYDQVLLSIFKGPNSYTGENTIEISCHGSTYIQQQIIQLLLRKGCRMANAGEFTLRAFLNGKLDLSQAEAVADLIASDNEASHQIAMQQMRGGFSNEIAKLREELLNFASLIELELDFAEEDVEFADRSQFTDLLDRINFVLKRLIDSFAVGNVIKNGIPVAIVGEPNVGKSTLLNSLLNEERAIVSDIAGTTRDTIEDELVINGIGFRFIDTAGIRETKDVVESIGIKKTFEKIEQAQVVVYLVDGHQLTTDSIQLEHLRIEVERIKNQFPLKPLVIIGNKADKLTDNQKAEILTTLPELLLISAKENIGVEELKDKLLSFVNTGALRNNETIVTNTRHYDSLLKALEEIQKVQFGIQSGISADLMAIDIRQALFYFGEITGQVTNDELLGNIFANFCIGK; encoded by the coding sequence ATGATACCACAGGATACCATAGTTGCCCTTGCTACCCCTTCAGGATCAGGGGCAATCGCCATAATTCGATTGTCCGGCGATGATGCCATAACTATTGCTTCACAAGTTTTCACCTCTATTAGCGGTAAAGATATTAACCGCCAAAAAACACATACTATACATTTAGGCCATATAACAGACGACAATAAAACCTACGATCAGGTATTGCTATCGATATTTAAAGGGCCTAATTCTTATACAGGAGAAAACACGATAGAAATATCTTGTCACGGCTCGACCTATATACAGCAGCAAATAATACAGTTATTGCTTCGTAAAGGATGCCGTATGGCAAATGCAGGAGAGTTTACCTTGCGAGCTTTCCTTAACGGTAAACTCGACCTATCTCAGGCAGAAGCTGTAGCCGACCTGATAGCATCTGACAACGAAGCTTCTCACCAAATAGCTATGCAGCAAATGCGCGGTGGGTTCTCAAATGAAATTGCCAAGCTACGTGAAGAGTTATTAAACTTTGCCTCTTTAATAGAGCTTGAACTGGATTTTGCAGAAGAAGACGTAGAGTTTGCCGACCGTTCTCAGTTTACCGACCTTTTAGATCGTATAAATTTTGTACTAAAACGTCTTATAGACTCTTTTGCCGTAGGCAATGTAATAAAGAATGGTATACCTGTCGCTATTGTGGGAGAACCTAACGTAGGTAAATCTACCCTACTTAATTCGCTTCTAAATGAAGAGCGGGCCATAGTATCTGATATTGCTGGAACAACTCGCGACACTATTGAAGATGAATTGGTTATTAACGGTATCGGATTTAGGTTTATAGATACCGCAGGAATACGCGAAACTAAAGATGTGGTAGAAAGTATTGGTATTAAGAAAACATTCGAAAAAATAGAACAGGCGCAGGTTGTTGTTTACTTAGTAGATGGCCATCAGCTAACAACAGATAGTATACAGCTTGAACATTTACGAATTGAAGTCGAAAGGATAAAAAACCAATTTCCTTTAAAGCCATTAGTTATTATAGGAAACAAAGCAGACAAGTTAACTGATAATCAAAAAGCAGAAATACTTACTACTTTACCCGAGCTTCTTTTAATATCTGCTAAAGAAAATATTGGTGTTGAAGAATTAAAAGACAAGTTGTTGTCTTTTGTTAATACAGGTGCTCTTCGCAATAATGAAACTATTGTGACCAATACCCGTCATTATGATTCGCTATTAAAAGCACTGGAAGAAATTCAGAAAGTTCAGTTCGGAATTCAGTCGGGTATTTCAGCCGATCTTATGGCTATAGATATTCGTCAGGCATTATTTTATTTTGGTGAAATCACAGGGCAGGTTACAAACGACGAATTGTTAGGTAATATTTTTGCCAATTTCTGTATCGGAAAGTAA